The Rhizobium leguminosarum genome includes a window with the following:
- a CDS encoding trans-sulfuration enzyme family protein — protein sequence MSADSMAAAADIRILFGTEIDWSSPPMRYKFMRDRDELDAADPEFDELGFSTRAIHQPVDLSLNHPAQSVRKISGADNNAHSATDMLEKTLARLEGAEAGLVLSSGLAAFNMLALALLSEGDEMIVHRQVCTDTAALMEKTLTRAGITMVPVDLSLPANICHAVTPRTRLIYFDTPTNPLGDILDIAAIAECGRSCGLKIVVDSTFASPALQRPIEHGADIVLQSLTKYINGHGDTLGGALLGDTAIIHKLRETNLRFPEATVISPQASFLILRGVKTLALRMDRHSSAAHAIALTLETHPAVAWVRYPFLPSHPNHSIARRQMSGGSGMLAFGLRAGRDGATAMISRLRLIQSGVNLAEVGSLICHSARLTSTRHLSLSGGGLCDALGDDVIRCSVGLEDAEDLIEDILEALDFG from the coding sequence ATGAGCGCCGACTCGATGGCCGCAGCAGCTGATATTCGAATACTGTTTGGAACAGAGATCGATTGGTCTAGTCCACCGATGAGGTACAAGTTCATGCGAGATCGCGATGAGTTAGATGCGGCCGATCCGGAGTTCGACGAACTCGGATTCTCGACGCGTGCTATCCACCAACCAGTCGACCTGTCATTGAACCATCCCGCTCAATCGGTCAGAAAAATCAGCGGTGCGGACAACAACGCCCACTCAGCGACGGACATGCTCGAGAAGACGTTGGCTCGCCTCGAAGGAGCCGAGGCCGGCTTGGTGCTTTCATCAGGGTTGGCCGCCTTCAATATGCTCGCACTGGCGCTTCTCTCCGAAGGCGACGAGATGATCGTCCACAGGCAAGTTTGTACCGATACGGCCGCTCTGATGGAGAAGACGCTAACGCGGGCCGGCATCACAATGGTCCCGGTTGACCTGTCGCTTCCCGCAAACATCTGCCATGCGGTGACGCCTCGAACGCGTCTCATTTATTTTGATACGCCGACAAATCCTCTTGGCGACATTCTCGACATTGCTGCAATCGCAGAATGCGGTCGTTCCTGCGGCCTCAAGATCGTCGTTGACAGCACATTCGCTTCGCCAGCCTTGCAGCGCCCGATTGAGCACGGCGCCGATATTGTCCTGCAATCGCTTACCAAATACATCAACGGTCATGGCGACACACTCGGCGGTGCCCTGCTGGGAGACACCGCAATCATTCACAAACTGCGGGAAACCAACCTTCGTTTTCCTGAGGCGACCGTGATCTCACCGCAGGCTTCGTTCCTCATCCTTCGTGGCGTGAAAACACTTGCTCTCAGGATGGACCGGCACAGTTCCGCCGCCCATGCGATCGCGCTGACATTGGAAACCCATCCGGCGGTGGCGTGGGTGAGATATCCCTTTCTTCCATCTCATCCGAACCATTCCATCGCTCGCAGGCAGATGTCAGGTGGCTCGGGAATGTTGGCTTTCGGCCTTCGTGCAGGCAGGGATGGTGCCACTGCGATGATCAGCAGACTGCGGCTTATACAGTCGGGCGTCAATCTGGCAGAGGTCGGCAGCCTCATATGCCATTCGGCCCGCCTCACCAGCACCCGCCACCTGTCCCTTTCAGGAGGCGGCCTTTGCGACGCGCTTGGAGA